The Dehalococcoidia bacterium genome segment AGGCGGAAACGGCGACGCCGGCCTCGGCCGCCCTCTTCTCCACCCGCGCAACGATGTCGTCCAGCGTCTCGTAGCCGTAGATGTGGGGCTCGCGCTGGCCGAGAGTGTTAAGGTTGGGCCCGTTTACCAGAAGGATCCGCATATCGGTAGTTTGTAACACGGCCGCCGGGCCAAAGCTACGCCGGCCGCATCAAGACAGGGTCCCGGGCGCTGGCTCACCCATTCAGCGCGCGGGCGGCGTCCGCCGTTATACGCGCTGACTGCGACTAACGCGCCGCCAGCACTGCCACGCCGGCCTCGATCATGGACTTCCAGATCGCGAGGCCATCGGTGCCACCCATCAGCGCCTCGCTCGCGCGCTCCGGATGGGGCATCATCCCCAGCACGTTTCGGCCCTCGTTCAAGATGCCGGCGATGTTCTCGAGCGAGCCGTTCGGGTTGGCCTCCGGTGTCACAAGGCCGTCGAGCGTGCAGTAGCGGAAAGCCACGCGGTCCTCAGCGTTCAGACGCGCCAGGGTGGTGGCATCGGCGTAGTAGTTGCCTTCACCGTGAGAAATGGGGACTCGCAAGACGTCGCCCACGCGCGATGAACGCGTGAATGGCGACTTCGCCGTCTCCACCCTCAGGCAAACGTCCTGGCAGCGGAACTGAGTGCTGTCGTTGCGCATCAAAACGCCCGGGAGCATCGCCGCCTCGCAGAGGACCTGGAAGCCGTTGCAGATGCCTATGACCAGCTTCCCCCTCTCCGCCTCCCGCCTGACAGCGCTCATCACCGGGGAGAAGCGCGCTATGGCGCCGCAGCGCAGATAGTCGCCGTAGGAGAAGCCGCCAGGCAGGACGATGGCGTCATAGGACGAGAGGTCGCTTTCCCGGTGCCAGACCAGTTCGGCGTCCTGTTTGAGGATGTCGCGCAGGACGTAATGACAGTCGTGATCGCTCCAAGTGCCCGGGAAGACGACGACGGCAAATCGCATGCTGCAAAGCCATCATAACAGCCCCGGGTCAGGCGAATCTGGCCGGGGTCAGGCGTTCACCCGCGCCGCCTCGCCAGCCCGGGCATCGCGCCCGCGCAGGAAACCCGCGAGGAGGCCGCTCTTCGGCGAAAGGACCAGTGAGGCGAGAAACAGAGCTGTCGCCGTCAGGACGATGACGCCGCCCGCAGCCAGGTCGGTGTACCAGGAGACGTAAAGGCCCAGGACGCCGGCAGTGGCGCCCAGGGCCGCGCTCAGCACCATCATGCGCCCGATTTCGTCCACCCAGAGACGCGCGGTCGCGGCCGGGGTGACGAACATCGCCACGACCAGGACATTACCAACCGCCCTCAGGGAAATGACGATCGTCAGGGTGATCAACAGCAACAGCAGCGTGTCCACCCAGAAGACCGGCAGGCCCAGGGCCATGGCCATCTCGCGGTCGAAAGAGGACATCAAGAGGACCCGGCGCAGGGCCACGGCGAGTACGAGCGCGCCGCCGCCGACCATTAGGCTGAGCACGATATCTGTAGTCGTGACCGCAAGCACCTCCCCGAATAGGAACGAGGCGAGGTCGCGCGTGTAGCCCTCCGATGTGCTGATGAGGACGATCCCGAGCGCGAAAGCGCCCGCGAAAACGATGCCTATGGCCGTGTCCTCGCGGATCCGCCTGGTAAGGGCAAGGCTGCTTATCGCCAGTGCGGTCAAAACGCCGAACAGTGCTGCGCCCGCGAATAGGCTGGCCTTCAAGAGGAAGGCAATGACCACGCCGGGAAAGACGGCGTGGGCGATGGCATCACCGACGAAGGCGAGCCCCCGGATGACCACATAGGTCCCGAGCAAGCCGGCGACCGTCCCCATGACGATCACCTCCACGAGGGCAAGCCGCATGAACCTGAACTGGAGGGGATCGGTGAGCCAGTCCAGCATCAGACGTGGACGTGCGTATGGCCCGGGCTGGTCGGATGCGCGCCGGGGCCGTGATCGGCTGGCCCTTCGTGGTGGTGGACGTCCTCCAGTACTTGCGCATGGCCGTCGGATGGCACTTCGACGAAGTGGAGGTGTGTGCCGTAAGCCTCGCGCAGAACGTCCGGCCTGAACGTCTCCGAGACCGGCCCATAGGCGACGAGGCGCCGGTTGAGGACGCAGAGCGTGTCACAAATGCAGGCCGCGGTGTTCAGGTCATGCGTGGCCATCACTATCGTCTTGCCCTCTTCGTGAAACTCGGCCAGCAGCTCGACGAAGAGGTCCTGGGTCTGGGGGTCGACGCCGTTCATCGGCTCGTCGAGCAGGACGAGACGGCCCTCCTGGGCCAGGGCCCGGGCCAAGAAGACGCGTTGCTGCTGCCCGAAGGACAGCTGGCCGATGGGAGCATCGCGGCGGTCCGACATGCGCACCTTCTCCAGCGCCCAGGTCACTGCCCGGACATCGGACGGGCCCGGCCGGCCGAGCCAGCCCGTATGACGAAGGCGGCCCATCATGACGACATCCCAGACGCGTAAAGGGGTGTCCAGGTCAACTCGCTGGCGCTGCGGCAAATAGGAGAAGACGTCGCGCATCGCCTTCGGGTCCCGCCCCTCGACCCTCACCTCACCCTGAGAAAGGGGCAGGATGCCGAGGATTGCTCGCAGGAGCGTGCTCTTGCCGGACCCATTCGGGCCGAGCAGGCCCACGAACGCACCGGGCGCGATCGACAACGTGATGTCGTCCAGCGCCAGCCGCTCGCCGAGGCGCACGCTGACATGAGAAAGGCTCACGGCCTGTGCGGCGGTGGGTGCCCGGGCCTGTACCTGACGGCTAGCCATTTCTAAAGAGACTATATCTCAATTAGCGCGGGTCCAACGTTGGACCACGCGGCGGCCTGGTCTCGGTTGGCCGTCGGTCCGGGATTGCGAATGGGACTAGCCGCCGATGCGCGACATCTCCACTTTCTGGAGATGTACGGTCTCGTCGCTCCGGATCTCGGAGTAGCGGTCGTTACGCAGGGCCCAGATGCGCGCCAGGGCCGTCGCGATTTCGCTGTCAGTCCTGCCCTCGCGCAGCAGCTGGCGGAAATCGTGGCCAAAGACGCCGAAGAGGCAGGTGTAGAGCCGGCCATCGGCCGAAAGCCGCAGGCGGGTGCAACTGCCGCAGAAAGGCTGGGTGACTGAGGCAATCACGCCGATTTCGCCGGCGCCGTCCTTGTAGCGCCAGCGCTCCGCCACTTCACCGAAGTAGTTTGGCTCCACCGGCTCGATGGGCCACGCGCTGTCGATGGTGTCGATGATTTCTCGCGCGGAGACAACGTCCTCCATTCGCCAGCCGTTCGTGGTGCCGACGTCCATGTACTCGATGAAGCGCAGGATGTGGCCCGTGCCCCGGAAGTGCTCTGCCATCTCGAGGATGCTGTCCTCGTTAGCGCCACGCTTTACGACCATGTCGATCTTCACCGGCGTGAGCCCGGCAGCCGCCGCGTTGTCGATGGCGGCGAGCACCACGGAAACCGGGACGCCGACATCGTTCATCGCCTTGAAGACATCGTCGCGCAGCGAGTCGAGACTGATCGTTATCCGCTTCAGGCCGGCCTCGCGCAGCAGCCGTGCGCGTTCGCGGGTCAGAAGCGACCCGTTGGTGGTCATGGTCAGGTCACGCAGGCCTTCGACCTCGGCCAGCATCGCCACGAGCCTTTCGATATCCCGCCGGACCAAAGGCTCACCACCGGTGAGGCGGACCTTCTCCACCCCCTGAGATACGAAGATCCGGACCAGGCGCGTGATTTCTTCGAAGGTCAGGACCTCGGACTGGGGCAGGAACACGTAGTCGCGGCCGAACACCTCCTTCGGCATGCAATACGTGCAGCGGAAATTGCAGCGATCCGTGACCGACACGCGGAGGTCGCGAAGGGGTCTCTGCCTGGCGTCAGTGAGCGTAGTCATCTTGGGGCGATATGCTCAGGTCAGCATATCGCCCCAAGTATACAGCCTCCATGCTGGCGCCTAAGGCCAGGTCCTGGCCGTAATGCCGCGAATCCTGGTCCAGGTGAACGAAGAGGCCCTCTCGCCGGTCCTAGGCCACCAGGGACAGCAGGCTTGCGCAGCCCTATCCCACCTTGTTCAGGCGCGTGAAGTCATGGACGGCGTCGATCCACCGGATGGTCCCGGAGCGAGAGCGCATGACCAGCGATTGCGTCCGCGCGCCATTGGCGATGAACGTGACCCCTCGAAGCAGCTCCCCGCTGCTTGCCCCGGTGGCGGCGAAAAAGACGTCATTGCCCCCTACGAGTTCTGACGTCGTGTAAACGTGGTCCAGGTCCAACCCCGCCTCCAGACAGCGACGACGCTCGGCATCGTCCCTGGGCCAGGGCTTGCACTGGATGGCCCCGCCCGTGCAGCGGATCGCGGCAGCGGTGATCACGCCCTCGGGCGCGCCACCGATGCCCATGAGCACATCGACGCCGCTGTCGGGAAGCGCGGCCTGGATCCCGGCGGCGACGTCCCCATCGGTGATCATCTTCACCCGGGCGCCAGCCGCGCGCACGTCCGCGAGCAGCTGCTCATGTCTCGGCCGGTCCAGCATGACCACGGTGACCTCATCGACAGGCTTGCCGAGAGCCCTGGCGACGCGCCTGAGGTTCTCCGCCACGGGCGCATCGATGTCGATCACGTCGCTGGCGGCAGGGCCAACAGCGATCTTGTTCATGTAGAAGACCTCGCGCG includes the following:
- the purQ gene encoding phosphoribosylformylglycinamidine synthase subunit PurQ — encoded protein: MRFAVVVFPGTWSDHDCHYVLRDILKQDAELVWHRESDLSSYDAIVLPGGFSYGDYLRCGAIARFSPVMSAVRREAERGKLVIGICNGFQVLCEAAMLPGVLMRNDSTQFRCQDVCLRVETAKSPFTRSSRVGDVLRVPISHGEGNYYADATTLARLNAEDRVAFRYCTLDGLVTPEANPNGSLENIAGILNEGRNVLGMMPHPERASEALMGGTDGLAIWKSMIEAGVAVLAAR
- a CDS encoding metal ABC transporter permease, whose protein sequence is MLDWLTDPLQFRFMRLALVEVIVMGTVAGLLGTYVVIRGLAFVGDAIAHAVFPGVVIAFLLKASLFAGAALFGVLTALAISSLALTRRIREDTAIGIVFAGAFALGIVLISTSEGYTRDLASFLFGEVLAVTTTDIVLSLMVGGGALVLAVALRRVLLMSSFDREMAMALGLPVFWVDTLLLLLITLTIVISLRAVGNVLVVAMFVTPAATARLWVDEIGRMMVLSAALGATAGVLGLYVSWYTDLAAGGVIVLTATALFLASLVLSPKSGLLAGFLRGRDARAGEAARVNA
- a CDS encoding metal ABC transporter ATP-binding protein; this encodes MASRQVQARAPTAAQAVSLSHVSVRLGERLALDDITLSIAPGAFVGLLGPNGSGKSTLLRAILGILPLSQGEVRVEGRDPKAMRDVFSYLPQRQRVDLDTPLRVWDVVMMGRLRHTGWLGRPGPSDVRAVTWALEKVRMSDRRDAPIGQLSFGQQQRVFLARALAQEGRLVLLDEPMNGVDPQTQDLFVELLAEFHEEGKTIVMATHDLNTAACICDTLCVLNRRLVAYGPVSETFRPDVLREAYGTHLHFVEVPSDGHAQVLEDVHHHEGPADHGPGAHPTSPGHTHVHV
- the moaA gene encoding GTP 3',8-cyclase MoaA, which produces MTTLTDARQRPLRDLRVSVTDRCNFRCTYCMPKEVFGRDYVFLPQSEVLTFEEITRLVRIFVSQGVEKVRLTGGEPLVRRDIERLVAMLAEVEGLRDLTMTTNGSLLTRERARLLREAGLKRITISLDSLRDDVFKAMNDVGVPVSVVLAAIDNAAAAGLTPVKIDMVVKRGANEDSILEMAEHFRGTGHILRFIEYMDVGTTNGWRMEDVVSAREIIDTIDSAWPIEPVEPNYFGEVAERWRYKDGAGEIGVIASVTQPFCGSCTRLRLSADGRLYTCLFGVFGHDFRQLLREGRTDSEIATALARIWALRNDRYSEIRSDETVHLQKVEMSRIGG
- the glpX gene encoding class II fructose-bisphosphatase, which gives rise to MTDRGVLPVERNLAMELVRVTEAAAMSAARYMGKGDKELVDQAAVDAMRRTLGGIRMDGVVVIGEGEKDEAPMLYNGERIGDGSEPQVDIAVDPIDGTTLMSKGLPGAIAVIAMSSRGTMKVPREVFYMNKIAVGPAASDVIDIDAPVAENLRRVARALGKPVDEVTVVMLDRPRHEQLLADVRAAGARVKMITDGDVAAGIQAALPDSGVDVLMGIGGAPEGVITAAAIRCTGGAIQCKPWPRDDAERRRCLEAGLDLDHVYTTSELVGGNDVFFAATGASSGELLRGVTFIANGARTQSLVMRSRSGTIRWIDAVHDFTRLNKVG